The Scyliorhinus canicula chromosome 13, sScyCan1.1, whole genome shotgun sequence genome contains a region encoding:
- the LOC119975545 gene encoding muscarinic acetylcholine receptor M2-like yields MENSTDTTESLNNLTGVFDAEIESPYKPLEMVFIVIVTGSLSLVTIFGNILVIVSIKLNRHLQTINNYFLFSLACADLIIGVFSMNIFTIYTVSGYWPLGPVICDLWLSVDYVASNASGMNLLVISFDRYFCVTKPLSYPLRRTAKVAGLMIAAVWVLSFIMWAPAIIFWPFIVGKRTVGEGECYVQLFSNPVVTFGTAVAAFYLPVIIMVILYVQISHASKSRIQDDNKETGSSKCTVPHSQVKGKIMKRNNWNTFNVPNVLANVKMQNEKTTGEAIIKNCCQGNEKELSNESTFCDVVQSEQKDGGTVQESVYVSDIQSHFRMDNSKFSILKIVREFQKCSDCGRSERRVSGLNSRNRNDKENGKDNKIITMANVPVKKKNKGAVSRGEKVTRTILAILLAFIITWSPYFVTVLINTFCSICIPSTLWTIGFWVAYINSTINPACYALCNPTFKKTFRHLLLCEYNSIGGKG; encoded by the coding sequence ATGGAAAACTCAACAGATACAACTGAATCTCTCAACAATCTAACAGGTGTGTTTGATGCTGAAATAGAGAGTCCTTACAAACCCCTCGAAATGGTCTTCATCGTGATTGTGACAGGATCATTAAGCCTGGTGACAATTTTTGGAAACATTCTGGTAATCGTTTCCATAAAACTAAACAGACATTTACAAACTATTAACAACTACTTTCTTTTCAGTTTGGCCTGTGCTGATTTGATTATTGGTGTGTTCTCCATGAATATATTCACAATTTACACCGTTAGTGGCTACTGGCCGTTGGGCCCAGTAATATGCGATTTGTGGCTTTCTGTAGATTATGTTGCCAGTAATGCCTCTGGCATGAACCTCCTGGTCATCAGCTTTGACCGCTACTTCTGTGTGACAAAGCCCCTCAGCTACCCCCTAAGGAGAACAGCAAAAGTGGCAGGATTAATGATCGCTGCTGTTTGGGTTCTGTCGTTTATCATGTGGGCCCCTGCCATTATCTTCTGGCCGTTCATCGTAGGGAAGCGCACAGTTGGTGAGGGTGAGTGTTATGTTCAGTTGTTCTCAAATCCAGTTGTAACCTTTGGCACTGCAGTAGCTGCTTTCTATCTCCCTGTTATTATCATGGTGATTTTATATGTGCAAATATCTCATGCGAGCAAAAGTCGTATACAGGATGATAATAAGGAGACTGGGTCAAGCAAGTGCACAGTCCCTCACAGTCAGGTGAAGGGCAAAATAATGAAACGGAATAATTGGAACACATTCAATGTTCCCAACGTATTGGCAAATGTCAAAATGCAAAATGAGAAAACAACTGGTGAAGCAATTATTAAAAATTGTTGTCAAGGAAATGAGAAGGAACTCTCCAATGAGTCAACCTTCTGCGATGTGGTACAATCAGAGCAAAAGGATGGAGGGACGGTACAAGAGAGCGTGTATGTTTCTGACATTCAAAGCCATTTCAGAATGGATAACTCCAAATTCTCTATCTTAAAAATAGTTAGGGAATTTCAGAAATGTAGCGACTGTGGGCGCAGTGAAAGAAGAGTGTCAGGCCTCAACAGCAGGAACAGAAATGACAAAGAGAACGGAAAAGACAATAAGATTATTACAATGGCCAATGTCCCTGTGAAGAAGAAGAACAAGGGAGCTGTATCTCGAGGGGAGAAAGTTACTCGGACCATTCTGGCTATTCTTCTGGCATTTATCATCACCTGGAGCCCATACTTTGTAACGGTGCTCATTAACACCTTCTGTTCAATCTGTATCCCCAGCACACTCTGGACTATTGGATTCTGGGTCGCTTACA